A window from Quercus lobata isolate SW786 unplaced genomic scaffold, ValleyOak3.0 Primary Assembly Scq3eQI_53, whole genome shotgun sequence encodes these proteins:
- the LOC115972835 gene encoding uncharacterized protein LOC115972835 has translation MTGISLEVIQHKLNVDPERKPVQQRRRTFSPEQDQAVAEEVTKLLTAGFIREVYYPEWLANVVLRKGGVGVVITTPEGEVLKYGVQLKFPATNNEAEYEGILTGLRLGKALGAKNLLIQSDSKLVIGQIRGEYEAKEERMQKDLKLTKHITQEFDIVEFMQIPRSQNMGADEVSKLASSEEGEISTTLVMEVQKHPSIEEIATFTIQSTDSWMTPIISYIQDGHLPQNTEEAKKIKKRAAKFTILNDALYKRGFSMPYLKCVDEEEARYILEEIHGGICGDHVGPRSLVNAAEIVKRCDKCQRYGNVQRLLAERLTTIASPWPFAQWGIDIVGPLPQDNGRQFDSQGFREFCSNLGIKNQFSSSGHPQANGQTEVTNRTLVKIIKIRLDDAKGAWPEELPNVLWAYRTTARTPTGETPFRLTYGTEAIIPVEVGVTSIRRGTFNEGLNDDELRLNLDFLDEVRDNASSKMTKYQKKMAEYYNKRVKLRRLDIGDLVLRKTTTATKDPTQGKLGPTWEGPYRVIHYSRQGSYHLETMDGGVVGAFIILTLASKVYL, from the exons ATGACGGGCATATCTCTAGAAGTCATCCAGCATAAGTTGAATGTGGACCCAGAACGGAAACCCGTCCAGCAACGACGAAGAACCTTCTCCCCAGAACAAGATCAGGCAGTTGCAGAGGAAGTTACCAAACTCCTGACGGCAGGGTTCATCCGGGAGGTGTATTATCCTGAATGGCTCGCAAACGTCGTCCTg AGGAAggggggagtaggggtcgtCATAACCACCCCTGAAGGAGAAGTGCTGAAATATGGGGTCCAACTAAAATTCCCGGCCACCAACAACGAAGCTGAATACGAGGGGATACTGACAGGACTAAGGCTTGGAAAGGCACTTGGTGCTAAAAACTTGTTGATCCAAAGTGATTCAAAACTAGTGATCGGGCAGATTAGGGGAGAGTAcgaagcaaaggaagaaaggatgcagaaaGACCTCAAGCTGACGAAACATATAACTCAGGAGTTCGATATAGTGGAGTTCATGCAGATCCCAAGGAGTCAAAATATGGGGGCTGACGAAGTCTCGAAATTAGCGTCATCAGAAGAAGGGGAGATTAGCACAACTCTGGTGATGGAGGTCCAGAAACACCCCAGTATTGAAGAAATTGCAACATTCACCATCCAGAGCACAGACAGCTGGATGACACCCATAATATCCTACATCCAGGACGGGCACCTCCCTCAGAACACGGAGGAAGctaaaaagatcaagaagaggGCGGCCAAGTTCACGATCCTTAATGACGCcttatacaagagaggcttctctatgcctTACTTGAAGTGTGTCGACGAAGAAGAAGCTAGATACATCCTGGAAGAAATCCACGGAGGAATTTGCGGCGACCACGTTGGCCCCAGATCCCTG GTAAACGCTGCTGAGATCGTCAAGAGGTGCGACAAGTGCCAGCGATATGGGAATGTGCAACGACTTCTAGCAGAGAGACTGACGACTATAGCTTCTCcatggccattcgcacaatggggaattGACATCGTTGGCCCACtaccccaag ataatgggaggcagttcgacagtCAAGGCTTCAGAGAATTCTGTTCAAACCTTGGaatcaagaatcagttctcatcCTCCGGGCATCCCCAGGCAAACGGGCAGACGGAAGTGACGAACCGGACGCTGGTCAAGATTATCAAAATCAGGCTGGACGATGCGAAGGGTGCCTGGCCAGAAGAATTACCTAATGTCCTGTGGGCTTACAGAACCACAGCCAGAACCCCGACAGGAGAGACccccttcaggcttacctatggcacGGAAGCAATAATCCCAGTTGAAGTGGGGGTAACAAGCATCAGACGAGGAACGTTCAACGAAGGGCTCAATGACGATGAACTGCGACTCAACCTGGACTTTCTAGACGAAGTAAGAGACAACGCATCCAGCAAAATGACAAAGTATCAGAAAAAGATGGCCGAGTACTACAATAAGAGGGTTAAACTCAGGCGACTGGACATAGGAGACCTCGTCTTGCGCAAGACCACCACagcaactaaagaccctaccCAAGGAAAGCTGGGTCCTacatgggaaggaccttaccgagtcaTTCATTACTCAAGACAAGGAAGTTACCACCTAGAAACCATGGACGGAGGCGTTGTGGGTGCTTTCAttattctaactttggcatcgaag GTATACTTATAG